TTCAATGTCGTCGTAGTTGGTCACTTCCGGCGACCCCGAGTACCAGATTCGCCCGGTGGAACCGACCTGCATACGAGAGTGCTTGTCGCCCAACGCCGCATAGTGCACGGCGCCACGGACGATGGCTGCCTCCAGTGCCGCCAGCCGGATCAGCGACGGCCGGTCCTTGTCGGGAACGAAGATGTCGACGCCGCCGTGGCCGACCACGATACGGGCGGTTCCGTCGGCAGGCAGGTCGTCGAGTACGGAGGCCACCGGGTCTGCACACGGAGCCTTGGACGTCCACGGCGCCGCGACGAGCTCCAAGCCGGGCCGCACCACGTGCACACCGGACCGGTCGAGAACCGTCACGTTGTCCGGACACTCCGCAACGAACAGCGGGCTGGTGTAGACCGACGAGGCATCCAGCGGATCGTGATTGCCCGGCAGAAGATACACAGGAACGCCGATGGCGCGCATTGCTTCCAGCGACTGGCTGACGTCCCTCGGCGCGAGTTGGTTGTGCTCGAACACGTCGCCCGCCACGACCACGAACTCGGCTCCGGTATCGGCCGCGAGCTCCTTCAGACCCGCCACGGCGTCACGGCGCGCAGCCGAATAGCGCGGCTGCGCCTCGCCGTTGAGGAAGTAGCGGGTCATGCCGAGCTGCCAGTCGGCGGTGTGTATGAACCGCATCTCGGACCCTCCCTTCACTCGCCGCGGCCGAGCCGCGAATTCAGCCGGTCTTTGCCAGGCATCGCGAGTGTAGGTCCGGCCGCCGACATGTCCGGTGAGGCGCGGCGGGCCCTGTCAGTCGGCTTGATCTGCGCGGGTGAGCACGTCCTGATAGTCCGCGAGCTCGATTTCCTCGGCCACCACGGTCCTCGTCCCGTTGTAGACCTCACGGTCGATCTCGTCGTCGGCGTTCGCGACCAGCATGGCCACGAAGGTGTCGCCGTTGACGTTGAGGAACGTGCGGAAGATCCCGGCGAACCAGTCGACGGCGATGAGCAATCCGACCGCCTCGAGCGGAAGATCCAGAGACGTTGCGAGGAACGTGGCCACCACCGGAAAGCCGCCGGGGACGGTGATCGTTCCCATGTTCAGGAGGATGGCCAGTGCCATACCGAGCACGATCGCGCCGAAACTCAGCTCGATGTCGCCCGACTGCGCGAGGAACATGACGACGATCATCTAGTTGAGGACAGCGCCGTACGAGCCCATCGTCAGACCGACCGACAGCGTGAAGTTGGCGACCTTCTGGCTGACTCCGACTTTCTCGACGGTGTTCTTGAGCACCGTCGGGAACGTCACCGCTGAACTCGTCGTGGTGATTGCGATCGCCGTCTGCTCGACGAGCTTGCCCGGCAGTTTCCACGGACTCAGCCGGGTGCGCAACGTGACGACGACAACGAACAACGCGAACAGGATGAGGACACCGGCCAGCGTTGCCCCCAGGTATTTCAGCGCCGATGTGACGACGGCGAAACCCACATCGCCCGCCAGCGCCGCCAGCAGACAGAACACTCCGATCGGGGCGGCGTACATGACGAGTCGGATCATGGTGAGCACGATCTGCTGGATCTGGTCGATGAACGTCAGCACCCTGGTGTCGCCGGTCTTGTTGATCTGGTTGCGCAACGCCACGCCCAAAAGCAGTGAGAACACGATGATCGGCACCATCGACGCGCTCGACATCGCTTCGAAGATGTTCTTGGAGACGAAGTTGAGCAGGGTGTCCTGCCACCCCAACGCTTCTCCGGCGGACTCCTGAAGCGACGAGTCGACCTCGCCGCTGAACTCGATACCGCTGCCCGGGCGGATGAGGACACTGAGCACCCACGCGAGGATGGCTGCGACGATCGAGAATCCGAACATCCATTTGAACGTGCGGAACGCGATTCTGCCGGTGCCTGCGCCGGTCATCGAACCGGTCGCGACGATCACCGAGGCCATCACCAGCGGCACGATCGACATCTGGATCAGCCGGATGAACATGTCGCCGACGAATTTCAGATTCGCCGCCCACTCGCCGGCGATCAGGCCGAAGGCGAGTCCGGCGACCGCGGCGACACCGATCTGGAGCGCTGGATGCGACAGGGCTTTCATTGCGCGAAGCTACGTCGGCGCCGCTACAAAGACGTGGCCGGTTCGTTGCGCCCGTGTATCAGCAGTCCTCGCTCAGCCCCGGGATCCCAACAGCGACTGCCCCACGAATCCGCCGTGCGTCGGAACGCCCGGCAGGATCGCGAAAGTGGCCGATCCGATGGTGGTGATCCACTGATTGAGCGCGTCGCCGCCCGCGAGGCGATGCTGTACCGGGACGAACTGTCGCGCAGGGTCACGCTGGTAGCAGGCGAAGATGAGCCCGCTGTCTGTCGTGCGGTCGTCGCGGGGCGGATCGTCGTAGTTGTAGGGCCTGCGCAGGAACTGTTCATCATCGGTGCGGTGCCGGGCCAGCGCGACGTGGGAACTCGGCGGGATCACCGGTATCCCGTCGACGGTGGCGCCGAGGTCGGGCTCGTCGGTCTCCTTTCGACCGGTCAGCGGGGCACCGGTGTCCAGACGTCGCCCGACGGTGAGTTCCCTACTGGGACGGTCGAGTTCGTCCCAGGTGTCCATTTCGGCGCGGATCCGCCGGATGACGAGCACCGTGCCGCCGGCGAACCACGGCGTGGCCGCACCATCCGCCCACACATGCCGGTCGAGTGCCTGATCGTCACGCAGGTTCGCCGTCCCGTCGACCTGCCCCATGAGATTGCGCATGCTGCCACCCGGGCGGTTGGAGCCGTGGGCGTTGCGAAAGCCAGTCTGCCGCCATCGTTGGCGGGTCATGGAGCGGACGTTCTTCAGCAGCACCCGGCCCGCGTGCGCGATGACGACCGGATCGTCGGCGCAGATCTGCAACAACAGATCTCCGCCACACCATGCCGGCTCGAGCCGGTCGGTGCTGAAAGTGGGCAGTTCGGTGACCGATTCCGGTCGCAGGTGCGCCAGCCCCACACGGTCGAAAACGGAGGGCCCGAGTCCGACGGTGACGGTGAGTCGCGCAGGCCGCAGCGCGAGCTCGGGTTCGGTGTCGGCCAGCGCCGGATCACCCTGGGTGAGCCGCGCCGCGTCCGATGTCCAGAGCTTCAGGACGGCGGTGAGCGTGTCGCGGGCACTTCGGCCCCCCTGCGGGATCAGGTCGAGCGCGACAAACATCGCATGCGCCTGCGGCGGTGTGGCGACGCCGCTCTGGTGCGCGCCGTAGAACGGTTCGACCGCGGTGCCGAAT
The sequence above is drawn from the Mycobacterium gallinarum genome and encodes:
- a CDS encoding metallophosphoesterase family protein, producing MRFIHTADWQLGMTRYFLNGEAQPRYSAARRDAVAGLKELAADTGAEFVVVAGDVFEHNQLAPRDVSQSLEAMRAIGVPVYLLPGNHDPLDASSVYTSPLFVAECPDNVTVLDRSGVHVVRPGLELVAAPWTSKAPCADPVASVLDDLPADGTARIVVGHGGVDIFVPDKDRPSLIRLAALEAAIVRGAVHYAALGDKHSRMQVGSTGRIWYSGSPEVTNYDDIETDPGHVLVVDLDEAHPDAPVQVQPHTVGRWRFVTLRRSVDDSRDIADLDLNLDLMPDKDRTVVRIGLTGSLTVTDKAALDACLDKYARLFAALTVWDKQSDIVVTPADGEFDNLGIGGFAAAAVDELVTAARADGDDADAARSALALLLRLADRGVA
- a CDS encoding Dyp-type peroxidase, encoding MFNRRRLLAGGAAAVAAGTALTQCSAAQSVTAAGGFGTAVEPFYGAHQSGVATPPQAHAMFVALDLIPQGGRSARDTLTAVLKLWTSDAARLTQGDPALADTEPELALRPARLTVTVGLGPSVFDRVGLAHLRPESVTELPTFSTDRLEPAWCGGDLLLQICADDPVVIAHAGRVLLKNVRSMTRQRWRQTGFRNAHGSNRPGGSMRNLMGQVDGTANLRDDQALDRHVWADGAATPWFAGGTVLVIRRIRAEMDTWDELDRPSRELTVGRRLDTGAPLTGRKETDEPDLGATVDGIPVIPPSSHVALARHRTDDEQFLRRPYNYDDPPRDDRTTDSGLIFACYQRDPARQFVPVQHRLAGGDALNQWITTIGSATFAILPGVPTHGGFVGQSLLGSRG